GACGAACTCGCCGAGTACATCGCGGAGTTGATGCCGATGATCTCGCCGTTCATATTGATGAGCGCGCCACCGGAGTTGCCGGGGTTGAGCGAGGCGTCGGTCTGGATGGCCTTGTACGTGGTGGTGGAGTCGCCGGTGTCGCCGTTGAACTGCTGGCCGCCGAACTCGAACGGCCACTGCTGTCCGCCGCCCTGCCCGCCCTGGCTCCGGCCCTGGCCGCTGCCGTCCTCCTTGGCGACCGTGACATCGCGGTCGAGGGCGGAGACGATGCCGCTGGTGACGGTGCCGGTGAGGCCCTCGGGCGAGCCGATCGCGACGACCTGGTCGCCGACCGCCACCGCGGAGGAGTCGCCCAGTGTGGCCGTCTTCAGCCCGCTCGCGCCCTTGAGCTTGATGAGCGCGAGGTCCTTGTCGGCGTCGGTGCCCACGACCTCGGCGTCGTACGTCTTGCCCGTGCTGAGCGTCACCTTGACCGACGAGGCGCCGGAGATGACGTGGTTGTTGGTGACGACCTCGCCGTCGGACGTGATGACCACACCGGAGCCGGTGGACTCGCCCGCGGTCGAGGTCGCGTTGATCTCGACGATCATCGGCGAGACGGCCTGGGCGACACCGGCGACGGTGCCCTTGCTGCTCTGCGAGACGGTGGTGCCGGGGACGACACCGCTGCCCGTGCTGTTCGTGTCGTTGCCGGTGAGCCGGCCGATGACGGTGGCGGTGCCACCGCCGACGACCGCCGCCGCGATCGCCACGGCGGCCAGGAGGGCGACCGGCCGCCCGGCCCGGCGCCGGTGCGCGGCCGGCTCGGGTGCGGGCTGGTAGGACGGCGGCGGCGGGTAGGACGCGTCACCGTTGCCGTACGAGGGGTACATCGGGTACTCGCCGCTCGGGCGCTGGCTCTCTGTCATGACTCAGAGCGTGTCCGTCGAAGATGAGAGGGGCCTGAGCACGCGCTGAGAAGCCCGGCAGAACCTCGTATGCCCCATATAAGGGAGTACGGGGAGCACGGGCAGAGGCCGCGACCCGCCCGGGGCTATCGCACCCCGACCGTGGGCTCCCCGCAGCCGCAGGACCGCCGTACCACCAGCGCCGACGGGAACTGCTTCAGCCGCTCCCGCCGCGAGCCCGACACCCGCAACGAGTCGTCGAGCACCAGGTCCACGGCCGCCCGTGCCATCGCCGGGCGGTCCGAGAAGACCGTCGTGAGCGGCGGATCGGTCAGGCCGGCTTCCTTCACGTCGTCGAAGCCCGCCACCGCGAGCTCACCGGGCACATCGATCCGCAGCTCGCGCGCGGCCCGCAGCACACCGATGGCCTGGTCGTCCGTCGAGCAGA
This sequence is a window from Streptomyces sp. NBC_01217. Protein-coding genes within it:
- a CDS encoding S1C family serine protease is translated as MTESQRPSGEYPMYPSYGNGDASYPPPPSYQPAPEPAAHRRRAGRPVALLAAVAIAAAVVGGGTATVIGRLTGNDTNSTGSGVVPGTTVSQSSKGTVAGVAQAVSPMIVEINATSTAGESTGSGVVITSDGEVVTNNHVISGASSVKVTLSTGKTYDAEVVGTDADKDLALIKLKGASGLKTATLGDSSAVAVGDQVVAIGSPEGLTGTVTSGIVSALDRDVTVAKEDGSGQGRSQGGQGGGQQWPFEFGGQQFNGDTGDSTTTYKAIQTDASLNPGNSGGALINMNGEIIGINSAMYSASSSSGSSSAGSVGLGFAIPVNTLKADLDTLRAGNGS